A region of Sugiyamaella lignohabitans strain CBS 10342 chromosome A, complete sequence DNA encodes the following proteins:
- the STM1 gene encoding Stm1p (Protein required for optimal translation under nutrient stress; perturbs association of Yef3p with ribosomes; involved in TOR signaling; binds G4 quadruplex and purine motif triplex nucleic acid; helps maintain telomere structure; protein abundance increases in response to DNA replication stress; serves as a ribosome preservation factor both during quiescence and recovery; GO_component: GO:0005737 - cytoplasm [Evidence IEA,IEA]; GO_component: GO:0005737 - cytoplasm [Evidence IDA] [PMID 11914276]; GO_component: GO:0005737 - cytoplasm [Evidence IDA] [PMID 15044472]; GO_component: GO:0005634 - nucleus [Evidence IEA,IEA]; GO_component: GO:0048471 - perinuclear region of cytoplasm [Evidence IEA]; GO_component: GO:0005844 - polysome [Evidence IDA] [PMID 15044472]; GO_function: GO:0003677 - DNA binding [Evidence IEA]; GO_function: GO:0003677 - DNA binding [Evidence IDA] [PMID 15654430]; GO_function: GO:0043022 - ribosome binding [Evidence IDA] [PMID 15044472]; GO_function: GO:0042162 - telomeric DNA binding [Evidence IDA] [PMID 15044472]; GO_function: GO:0045142 - triplex DNA binding [Evidence IDA] [PMID 18029617]; GO_process: GO:0031929 - TOR signaling [Evidence IMP] [PMID 16580682]; GO_process: GO:0043066 - negative regulation of apoptotic process [Evidence IDA] [PMID 11514626]; GO_process: GO:0043558 - regulation of translational initiation in response to stress [Evidence IMP] [PMID 16580682]; GO_process: GO:0000723 - telomere maintenance [Evidence IGI] [PMID 12207228]; GO_process: GO:0006414 - translational elongation [Evidence IGI,IMP] [PMID 19666721]), producing MKQLRSHNPFALLDDEDSPSVPVSSGPVKEVVKNTTSSKKADAAPARANPARATGNKKPLSGNEAALKDKNVGRANNRSRGGAEGETPRSKTNNRRFDRHSQTGKTDSDKKVNKAWGDDKKKLDDEAAAESIAKEDATEAESAEAAPAEEEADNTKTLEEYYAELNAKNAELNASRSARKANEGVEDAKWANANEVKKSDEELVPEARSKAVRTKTRKEKTIIEADVSFSGPARPANNRGDRSERPARGGARNGPRRNNANNNNQGRGRAGAQAKVNITSQADFPTLGN from the exons ATGAAACAGTTGAGATCGCAC AACCCCTTTGCTCTTCTCGACGACGAGGATTCTCCCTCTGTTCCCGTTTCTTCTGGCCCCGTCAAGGAGGTTGTCAAGAACACCACTTCCTCCAAGAaggctgatgctgctcctgctcgTGCCAACCCTGCCCGTGCTACCGGTAACAAGAAGCCCCTTAGTGGAAATGAGGCTGCCTTGAAGGACAAGAACGTTGGCCGTGCCAACAACCGTTCCAGAGGTGGTGCCGAGGGTGAGACCCCCCGTTCTAAGACCAACAACCGTCGTTTCGACCGTCACTCTCAAACTGGCAAGACCGACTCTGACAAGAAGGTTAACAAGGCCTGGGGTGATGACAAGAAGAAACTCGATGAcgaggctgctgccgagTCTATTGCCAAGGAGGATGCCACTGAGGCTGAATCTGCCGAGGCCGCTCCTGCTGAGGAGGAGGCTGATAACACCAAGACTCTTGAGGAGTACTATGCTGAGCTCAACGCTAAGAACGCTGAGCTCAATGCTTCCCGTTCCGCCCGTAAGGCTAACGAGGGTGTTGAGGATGCCAAGTGGGCCAATGCCAACGAGGTTAAGAAGTCTGACGAGGAGCTCGTTCCCGAAGCTCGTTCCAAGGCTGTCCGTACCAAGACCAGAAAGGAGAAGACCATCATTGAGGCCGACGTCTCTTTCTCCGGTCCTGCTCGTCCTGCTAACAACCGTGGCGACCGTAGCGAGCGCCCTGCTCGTGGTGGTGCCCGTAACGGACCCCGTCGTAACAAcgccaacaacaacaaccaagGACGTGGCCGTGCTGGTGCCCAAGCCAAGGTCAACATCACCTCTCAAGCTGACTTCCCCACCTTGGGCAACTAA
- the MRP51 gene encoding mitochondrial 37S ribosomal protein MRP51 (Mitochondrial ribosomal protein of the small subunit; MRP51 exhibits genetic interactions with mutations in the COX2 and COX3 mRNA 5'-untranslated leader sequences; GO_component: GO:0005763 - mitochondrial small ribosomal subunit [Evidence IPI] [PMID 11278769]; GO_component: GO:0005763 - mitochondrial small ribosomal subunit [Evidence IDA] [PMID 9528754]; GO_component: GO:0005739 - mitochondrion [Evidence IEA,IEA]; GO_component: GO:0005739 - mitochondrion [Evidence IDA] [PMID 16823961]; GO_component: GO:0030529 - ribonucleoprotein complex [Evidence IEA]; GO_component: GO:0005840 - ribosome [Evidence IEA]; GO_function: GO:0003735 - structural constituent of ribosome [Evidence IPI] [PMID 11278769]; GO_function: GO:0003735 - structural constituent of ribosome [Evidence IDA] [PMID 9528754]; GO_process: GO:0032543 - mitochondrial translation [Evidence IC] [PMID 11278769]; GO_process: GO:0032543 - mitochondrial translation [Evidence IMP] [PMID 9528754]; GO_process: GO:0070124 - mitochondrial translational initiation [Evidence IGI] [PMID 9528754]) yields the protein MSQFPSLLRNSRVVGLYKSASDKGSAAAADLIKNKWYPVDQVVGTTAASFHKRNWGLKSPIPRKHKSLYLNVSALDSEVGLAQFDGNTGFHRKLQRFREMQVPLELAKLTDADSHFKANSKKLKSIESLTKKEVRDMNLSSVDKRLAFREYLAKTKKISPDGFRTSSADSRETVASFLGLDPGSTVPFAHNYRHKMALGLSYKLKGSLINTPEGIRTTKPVPGRVLDKTYSGVVGIGGFVSNSTLAPGMVDRTKAHNFIINKASMDDRGHVSFSVIAVDAIRPASRTKLANVESVLRDQPISRRSPKLFSE from the coding sequence ATGTCACAATTCCCGAGCCTTTTAAGGAATTCGCGTGTTGTGGGCCTTTATAAATCTGCTTCTGATAAAggttctgctgctgctgcggaCCTGATAAAGAACAAATGGTACCCAGTAGATCAGGTAGTAGGcaccactgctgcttcattcCATAAACGTAACTGGGGTTTGAAAAGTCCTATTCCTCGCAAACACAAGTCATTGTATCTTAATGTATCTGCTCTGGATAGTGAAGTTGGCCTGGCCCAGTTTGATGGAAACACAGGATTTCATCGCAAACTGCAGAGATTTAGAGAGATGCAAGTGCCATTAGAATTGGCCAAGCTTACTGATGCCGATAGCCATTTTAAGGCCAATTCCAAGAAACTAAAGAGCATTGAGTCATTGACTAAGAAAGAAGTTCGTGACATGAACTTGTCCAGTGTCGACAAGCGTTTAGCATTCAGAGAATACCTAGCTAAGACTAAAAAGATCTCACCAGATGGCTTCCGTACATCCAGTGCGGATTCTAGAGAGACGGTGGCTTCATTTTTGGGACTAGATCCTGGATCCACAGTTCCTTTTGCACACAACTATCGTCATAAAATGGCCCTTGGTCTTAGTTATAAGCTCAAGGGTTCGCTCATTAATACACCTGAGGGCATCCGAACGACAAAGCCCGTTCCTGGTCGTGTTTTGGACAAAACCTACAGCGGTGTTGTCGGTATTGGTGGATTCGTCTCCAACAGTACATTGGCTCCAGGTATGGTTGATCGAACCAAAGCTCAcaatttcatcatcaacaaggCCAGCATGGACGACCGTGGTCACGTTTCTTTCTCGgttattgctgttgatgctatCCGCCCTGCCTCGAGAACTAAGCTTGCCAATGTTGAGTCTGTTTTGCGAGATCAGCCTATCTCCAGAAGATCGCCAAAGTTGTTTAGCGAGTAG
- the PCS60 gene encoding Pcs60p (Oxalyl-CoA synthetase; capable of catalyzing conversion of oxalate to oxalyl-CoA; catalyzes first step in pathway of oxalate degradation that functions to protect yeast from inhibitory effects of oxalate; peroxisomal protein that binds mRNA; localizes to both peroxisomal peripheral membrane and matrix, expression is highly inducible by oleic acid; similar to E. coli long chain acyl-CoA synthetase; GO_component: GO:0005737 - cytoplasm [Evidence IDA] [PMID 11914276]; GO_component: GO:0016021 - integral component of membrane [Evidence ISM] [PMID 12192589]; GO_component: GO:0016020 - membrane [Evidence IEA]; GO_component: GO:0005782 - peroxisomal matrix [Evidence IEA]; GO_component: GO:0005782 - peroxisomal matrix [Evidence IDA] [PMID 8841414]; GO_component: GO:0005778 - peroxisomal membrane [Evidence IEA]; GO_component: GO:0005778 - peroxisomal membrane [Evidence IDA] [PMID 8841414]; GO_component: GO:0005777 - peroxisome [Evidence IEA]; GO_function: GO:0003824 - catalytic activity [Evidence IEA]; GO_function: GO:0016874 - ligase activity [Evidence IEA]; GO_function: GO:0003729 - mRNA binding [Evidence IDA] [PMID 20844764]; GO_function: GO:0050203 - oxalate-CoA ligase activity [Evidence IDA,IMP] [PMID 24291261]; GO_process: GO:0008152 - metabolic process [Evidence IEA]; GO_process: GO:0033611 - oxalate catabolic process [Evidence IDA,IMP] [PMID 24291261]), whose translation MPPSTAKQRLSQVLCHLSSRPVATNATNGSLVSGITQNQPLSTTAFAVKTEGKHPHHVPPETTPVNFHQLNPTYFLPRSAQIEPQALAIVHKSVNGKIIERTYKEFSDRVMGLAYYFKKHNYKRIAILGPNTPAHLETMFAAVAAGGITMGLNYRLKKSEIEYMLDLGKADLVVVDAEFKDLADAKPGKLDVIVDEDLGDPNSTACQYSSAVREGLEAENGRGWAGLDAEHVNEDALIGLYFTSGTTGRPKAVEYTNRGVYLAAMANIVEAGYNSQDIFGRNRCHYLWTLPMFHAMGWTCPHAVTAVRGTHFCLRKVDADYIWDLFLTRRITHMNAAPTVNSMILNSPKAQKIPYQVRVTVAASPPSAKLFEDMIDHNLFPVHMYGLTETYGPFTRAYFKEEWADLPKKDHFSLLARQGHSFITSSEVRVFNDKAEEVAKNGKEIGEIVIRGNLVTKGYHENHEETAKAYGRGWFRSGDLAVWHPDGSIQILDRKKDIIISGGENISSVVVESIIVRYPNIFEASVVGVPDDHYGEVPFAFVTLKDVKQPLDKEAIRAWMKGEIGGFQVPKGFEVVDDLPKTSTGKVRKNVLRDLAKGLYQKR comes from the coding sequence atGCCACCGTCAACTGCTAAACAAAGACTAAGTCAAGTGCTATGTCATTTGTCTAGTCGGCCTGTGGCTACCAACGCCACAAATGGTTCTTTGGTTTCAGGGATTACTCAGAACCAGCCATTGTCTACTACTGCATTTGCTGTGAAGACTGAGGGAAAGCATCCTCATCACGTTCCTCCAGAAACAACTCCTGTCAACTTCCATCAACTAAACCCAACCTATTTCCTACCACGGTCCGCTCAAATTGAACCACAGGCTTTAGCAATTGTTCATAAGAGTGTCAATGGGAAGATTATCGAGAGAACTTACAAAGAATTTTCTGATAGAGTCATGGGACTTGCCTATTACTTCAAAAAACACAATTATAAGAGAATAGCTATTTTGGGCCCTAACACGCCTGCTCATCTTGAAACAATGTTTGCGgccgttgctgctggcggcATCACCATGGGTCTAAATTATCGGTTAAAGAAGTCAGAAATCGAATATATGCTTGATTTGGGTAAAGCTGATTTAGTagttgttgatgctgagtTTAAGGATCTTGCTGATGCAAAGCCTGGTAAACTCGAtgttattgttgatgaagatCTGGGAGATCCAAATTCCACTGCCTGCCAATATTCTTCAGCTGTTCGTGAAGGATTGGAGGCGGAAAATGGCCGTGGTTGGGCTGGTCTCGACGCTGAACATGTGAATGAGGATGCTCTTATTGGATTATACTTTACAAGTGGTACTACGGGAAGACCAAAAGCTGTCGAATATACCAACCGCGGTGTTTACCTCGCTGCCATGGCCAACATTGTTGAAGCCGGTTACAACAGTCAAGATATTTTTGGAAGGAACAGATGCCACTACCTATGGACCTTGCCAATGTTTCATGCTATGGGTTGGACCTGTCCACATGCAGTCACCGCTGTTAGAGGTACACATTTCTGCTTAAGAAAggttgatgctgattaTATCTGGGATTTGTTTCTTACCCGACGAATCACTCATATGAatgctgctcctactgTCAATTCTATGATCCTCAATTCACCCAAAGCGCAAAAGATTCCATATCAAGTGCGTGTGACTGTGGCAGCTTCTCCACCATCTGCTAAGCTTTTTGAAGATATGATTGATCACAACCTGTTCCCTGTGCACATGTACGGGCTCACCGAGACTTATGGGCCATTTACGAGAGCATACTTCAAAGAAGAATGGGCTGATCTTCCCAAGAAGGATCATTTCTCGTTATTGGCACGCCAGGGACACAGTTTTATCACCTCATCCGAGGTTCGTGTATTTAACGACAAGGCCGAAGAAGTGGCCAAAAACGGTAAAGAAATTGGCGAAATCGTTATTCGTGGAAACTTGGTCACTAAGGGATATCATGAGAACCACGAAGAGACTGCCAAGGCATACGGACGAGGCTGGTTCCGAAGTGGAGACTTGGCTGTTTGGCACCCTGATGGATCTATTCAAATCTTGGATCGTAAGAAGGACATCATcatttcagggggtgagAACATTTCATCAGTTGTTGTAGAGAGTATTATTGTCCGATAcccaaatatttttgaagcCAGTGTAGTTGGTGTTCCAGACGACCATTATGGTGAAGTgccatttgcatttgtcACTCTCAAGGATGTAAAACAACCCTTAGATAAAGAGGCTATTAGGGCGTGGATGAAGGGCGAAATCGGTGGCTTCCAAGTGCCAAAGGGCTTTGAAGTTGTTGATGACCTTCCCAAGACGTCTACTGGCAAAGTCCGAAAGAATGTACTCCGCGACCTCGCTAAGGGTTTGTATCAGAAGCGCTAA